A window of the Acidimicrobiales bacterium genome harbors these coding sequences:
- a CDS encoding SDR family NAD(P)-dependent oxidoreductase, with product MGLFNGEVVLVTGAGRGIGRDEALIAAQEGARVVVNDLGGGFDGTGADAGPAQAVVDEIIANGGEAVANTGSVSSWSDAEAMVQQAIDAFGDLHAVINNAGVLRDRMLVNMTEDDWDTVMAVHLKGTFGPTRHAAGYWRERSKAGDDQPRRIVNTTSGSGLYANIGQANYGAAKSGIATFTQIIAKELARYGVRANAISPVAATRMTLSVPGADGRIDPDDPKWQPAHPATLAVYLASPACRFTGQIFRVFGSQITLQQSWGHTDLAVAAGDDPWEAGALAEALESIPAVAPLNRPQRAT from the coding sequence ATGGGTCTGTTCAACGGAGAGGTCGTGTTGGTCACCGGCGCCGGTCGAGGCATCGGTCGGGATGAGGCGCTGATCGCGGCGCAGGAAGGTGCTCGAGTCGTCGTCAATGACCTGGGCGGAGGGTTCGACGGCACCGGTGCCGATGCCGGTCCGGCCCAGGCAGTCGTCGACGAGATCATCGCCAACGGTGGCGAGGCCGTGGCCAACACCGGTTCGGTCTCGTCGTGGAGCGACGCCGAGGCGATGGTCCAGCAGGCGATCGACGCATTCGGCGACCTGCACGCCGTGATCAACAACGCCGGCGTCTTGCGTGACCGCATGCTCGTCAACATGACCGAGGACGACTGGGACACCGTCATGGCGGTGCACCTCAAGGGCACCTTCGGGCCGACCCGCCACGCCGCCGGCTACTGGCGCGAACGGTCCAAGGCGGGTGACGACCAACCACGACGCATCGTGAACACCACCTCCGGCTCGGGCCTCTACGCCAACATCGGTCAAGCCAATTACGGCGCCGCCAAGTCGGGCATCGCGACGTTCACCCAGATCATTGCGAAAGAGCTGGCCCGCTACGGCGTCCGCGCCAACGCGATCTCACCGGTTGCTGCGACCCGGATGACGCTGTCGGTCCCCGGCGCCGATGGTCGGATCGACCCTGACGATCCAAAATGGCAGCCGGCGCACCCCGCCACACTCGCGGTCTACCTGGCCAGCCCGGCCTGTCGGTTCACCGGACAGATCTTCCGGGTGTTCGGATCGCAGATCACGCTCCAACAGAGCTGGGGCCACACCGATCTTGCCGTCGCCGCCGGCGACGATCCGTGGGAAGCCGGTGCCCTCGCGGAAGCGCTCGAATCGATTCCTGCGGTGGCGCCGCTCAACCGCCCACAGCGGGCCACCTGA
- a CDS encoding winged helix DNA-binding domain-containing protein, protein MREIGVAERRARLGRRHGLADEARFTGAVDAATALWGLHATDPVSIYLSLRARIDGFRPEHLETAMYDEHRVVRMLGMRRTVFVIPVDRAAVMHQACSAKVAATHRRALVKLLEENGNDQADGWLADLERRVVETLTTLGAATAVELSAAVPDLRTSVSVSLDKPYGGTGAINNRVLTQLAADGQIVRGRPTGRWTSTRYRWEPVGHWIDQPLDSVDPTDAEATMAGEWLRTYGPATEADLRWWAGWTLTQTRRALATIGAIEVGLDGAAGWAMPDDLDPVIDPQPWVALLPALDPTAMGWKDRDWYLGPHRDALFDRSGNIGPTIWSDGRVVGGWAQRPDGSIAWRLLEDLGRDTEEAVEREAGAVEFWLGDVRFKPKFRTPTERSLLEPDA, encoded by the coding sequence ATGCGGGAGATCGGCGTTGCCGAGCGACGAGCTCGGCTCGGGCGACGGCATGGGTTGGCGGATGAGGCCCGGTTCACCGGCGCTGTCGATGCTGCAACCGCCTTGTGGGGCCTCCACGCAACCGATCCGGTCTCGATCTACCTGTCGCTCCGGGCTCGCATCGACGGCTTCCGGCCGGAGCACCTGGAGACGGCCATGTACGACGAACACCGGGTGGTGAGGATGCTCGGCATGCGCCGCACGGTGTTCGTCATCCCGGTCGATCGTGCGGCGGTCATGCACCAGGCATGCAGCGCAAAGGTGGCAGCGACGCATCGCCGAGCGCTGGTCAAACTGCTCGAAGAGAACGGTAACGACCAAGCAGATGGCTGGTTGGCCGACCTCGAGCGGCGGGTCGTCGAGACGCTGACGACACTCGGCGCGGCGACCGCCGTCGAGCTGTCGGCCGCCGTCCCTGATCTCCGCACCAGTGTGTCGGTCTCGCTGGACAAGCCATACGGCGGCACAGGTGCCATCAACAATCGAGTGTTGACCCAACTCGCAGCCGATGGACAGATCGTGCGGGGACGCCCCACCGGCCGCTGGACGTCGACGCGCTACCGGTGGGAACCGGTCGGCCACTGGATCGACCAGCCACTCGACTCGGTCGACCCGACCGACGCCGAGGCCACGATGGCTGGCGAATGGTTGCGCACCTACGGTCCCGCCACCGAGGCCGATCTGCGGTGGTGGGCCGGGTGGACGCTCACCCAAACACGCCGGGCGCTCGCCACGATCGGAGCGATCGAGGTCGGTCTCGATGGAGCGGCAGGATGGGCCATGCCCGACGACCTCGATCCCGTGATCGATCCCCAGCCGTGGGTGGCGCTGCTGCCGGCCTTGGATCCGACCGCCATGGGGTGGAAGGACCGTGACTGGTATCTCGGCCCACATCGAGATGCCCTGTTCGACCGCAGCGGCAACATCGGACCGACCATCTGGTCCGACGGTCGCGTCGTCGGTGGATGGGCACAGCGGCCCGATGGCTCGATCGCCTGGCGGTTGCTCGAAGACCTCGGTCGCGACACCGAGGAGGCGGTCGAGCGCGAGGCCGGCGCAGTCGAGTTCTGGCTGGGTGACGTGCGGTTCAAGCCCAAGTTCCGGACACCGACCGAGCGCTCACTGCTCGAACCCGACGCGTGA
- a CDS encoding VOC family protein — MAHRSHLAAVVIDVPEDRVETTTNFWGAALGRPLRQLDHDEFWGVRVSTAMVLLVQRLGEGAPRVHIDIHTDDVPAEVARLEALGAVVASSFAQWTVMTDPSGQPFCVVEAPPGTLEGDDVIEWS, encoded by the coding sequence ATGGCACACCGCAGTCATCTCGCTGCCGTCGTGATCGACGTTCCGGAGGACCGGGTCGAGACGACGACGAACTTCTGGGGCGCGGCGCTCGGCCGGCCGCTTCGTCAACTCGATCACGACGAGTTCTGGGGTGTCCGGGTCTCGACTGCGATGGTGCTCCTGGTCCAACGCCTCGGCGAGGGCGCACCTCGAGTGCACATCGACATCCATACCGACGACGTCCCGGCCGAGGTTGCGCGCCTCGAAGCACTCGGTGCCGTCGTCGCCTCGTCGTTCGCTCAGTGGACGGTCATGACCGACCCTTCCGGGCAGCCGTTCTGTGTCGTCGAGGCCCCGCCGGGAACACTCGAAGGCGACGACGTCATCGAATGGTCGTGA
- a CDS encoding DUF2188 domain-containing protein gives MARATVHTFATDSGWVNQRSRAGAIRTVYRTRAEAQRAGQEIARRDRTEHVVHATDGKVLARSSFA, from the coding sequence ATGGCACGCGCAACCGTTCACACGTTCGCCACCGACAGCGGCTGGGTCAACCAGCGCAGCCGGGCCGGGGCGATCCGTACCGTCTACCGGACGCGGGCCGAAGCCCAGCGGGCCGGTCAGGAGATCGCCCGCCGGGACCGGACCGAGCACGTCGTGCACGCCACCGACGGCAAGGTCCTTGCCCGATCCTCGTTCGCCTGA
- a CDS encoding polysaccharide deacetylase family protein, translated as MGGNVRYRWRNGRGAIAPLLVALSALAGVVPAVDAGANGRKVVYLTFDDGPALDSATSSLLDLLAREGVTATFFVIGDNVDRNPGMIQRIIDGGHALGNHSDTHRPLNAMSPAEIRTEFVDAQAAVSRGGGHTMTCYRPPFGATSDSVRSIGASLGMSEEMWDLDIHDYERVSAAYYAEALERAGDGDVVLLHDGYTDGEMTVEAVRRFIDEHGDEIEFRSLPGCDPGSKPPTTGSTTTEPTTTSTTQPTTTTTGPTTTSTTSTTQPATTTTTTVETGDLVLPPAPCRLGPVDDFVDRSDPDHGAVFRIYCSHLGRQPDRDGFAYWLGIATESASLHPLSYSFLHSPEFVTTYGPLADTAFVTTAYANVLGRTPDSAGRDYWLALLADGVPRREVMLAFSESAEFRMTTQTA; from the coding sequence GTGGGAGGGAATGTGCGGTATCGGTGGCGGAATGGTCGGGGCGCGATCGCGCCGTTGTTGGTGGCGCTGAGCGCTCTCGCCGGTGTGGTGCCAGCGGTCGACGCCGGCGCCAACGGTCGCAAGGTCGTCTATCTCACCTTCGACGACGGCCCTGCGCTCGACAGCGCCACCTCGTCACTCCTCGACTTGTTGGCCCGAGAAGGCGTCACCGCAACCTTCTTCGTGATCGGTGACAACGTCGATCGAAACCCGGGGATGATCCAACGCATCATCGATGGCGGGCACGCCCTCGGTAATCACTCCGACACCCACCGCCCCCTGAACGCCATGTCGCCGGCCGAGATCCGCACCGAATTCGTTGACGCGCAGGCCGCCGTTTCCCGAGGTGGCGGCCACACGATGACGTGCTATCGCCCCCCGTTCGGCGCGACGAGCGACTCGGTCCGCTCGATCGGTGCTTCGCTCGGCATGAGCGAGGAGATGTGGGACCTCGACATCCACGACTACGAGCGAGTCAGTGCCGCGTACTACGCCGAGGCACTCGAGCGCGCCGGCGATGGCGACGTGGTGTTGCTCCACGACGGCTACACCGATGGTGAGATGACCGTCGAGGCCGTTCGACGCTTCATCGACGAGCACGGCGACGAGATCGAGTTCCGCTCGCTCCCAGGGTGTGACCCGGGATCGAAGCCACCGACCACTGGCTCCACCACGACGGAGCCAACGACGACCTCCACCACGCAACCGACCACGACCACGACCGGGCCAACGACGACCTCCACGACCTCTACGACGCAGCCAGCAACGACGACCACGACCACCGTCGAGACCGGCGACCTGGTGCTCCCGCCGGCACCGTGTCGACTCGGCCCGGTCGACGACTTCGTCGATCGCAGCGATCCCGACCACGGTGCGGTGTTCCGGATCTACTGCTCGCACCTGGGACGCCAACCCGATCGCGACGGCTTTGCGTACTGGCTTGGCATCGCGACCGAATCGGCGTCGCTCCATCCGCTGTCCTACTCCTTCCTCCACAGCCCCGAGTTCGTCACCACCTACGGCCCGCTCGCCGACACGGCGTTCGTGACGACCGCCTACGCCAACGTGCTCGGCCGGACGCCCGACTCCGCCGGACGTGACTACTGGCTGGCGCTACTCGCCGATGGCGTCCCGCGCCGTGAGGTGATGCTGGCGTTCAGCGAGTCCGCAGAATTCCGCATGACCACGCAGACCGCATGA
- a CDS encoding SpoIIE family protein phosphatase, protein MSEDPNLEHRLPFDQASLRLIDQLPLVVWVHDATGAQVFVNQTFCDYFGVTRDEMRDDRWSLLTHPDDGTAYADDFAEAVAQQRPFHHEVRVRRGDGEWRWLESWGTPRFDADGSYQGHIGTSADITDRRSAERALADTAAFTDRVLDGLFTFAGVLDVEGVVMSANRAPLEAAGLDLDDVVGKHFWACHWWSYDDAVAGRIEQSCRDAAAGMVVRYDAVVRIRDDGRLPIDFQIAPLRGPGGGVTHLVVSGLDLTDRVQAQATELAARRKSEALESIASGLAAAATVEEASTVLAHELHDHTGGAVFVSLARDGEVSMVASAGGSVESWTAADDLETPAQVVASTGHPLRIPSGLAFDERFPHLASARRAVGFESLVVKPITTADGTPLGAVEAMSPVAGWFDLSRRALLRAASQQAGGAFERALLHERERRARDRAELIASTLTTVEAVSSVNEQVEVLTELLVPRIADFVTIEDPDSEHPLLAMAHVDPERAVTLASLRRWHRLENRNPWSLHGVAHGEARLVPNVDADPSGQVERDHETATLLDQLAMRSYVAVPLSLGVDRHGVLLCGMSDPERRRFDDDDLRLLYELAYRVGAVINATASREQEHESSLRLQHALLPDQVVEHPTIDTAARYQAASVHLEVGGDWYDTLCWDDGSYGVVVGDVVGHGIEAAAAMGRLRAASGILFASGPPDPSVMLETLDRFARGPDGTEYLTAFCAVVDPNTNRLSYASAGHLPALVVSQTGETRWLDQAQSIPISAIEVERRRSASVELAPDDTVIIYTDGLVERRGRDLHEAIGALAERARSLIGLDIEHLNQQLVSGVPLPAEDDVVVVSLRYAPTGNRFRATINAQQSKVAALREDLDAWLANGGVDEETRYRVVLGTSEACANAIEHGYSKIRSGRVHVRAAETEGTVQVIVSDAGRWHERRTQLPHRGRGTHIMESVATSFERHTSTTGTTVTLVFEP, encoded by the coding sequence GTGAGTGAAGACCCGAACCTCGAGCACCGCCTGCCCTTCGACCAGGCGTCACTCCGCCTGATCGACCAACTCCCACTCGTGGTCTGGGTGCACGACGCCACCGGGGCCCAGGTCTTCGTCAATCAGACCTTCTGCGACTATTTCGGGGTGACGCGCGACGAGATGCGCGACGATCGTTGGTCGCTGCTCACCCATCCCGACGACGGCACCGCGTACGCCGACGACTTCGCCGAGGCGGTCGCCCAACAACGTCCATTCCATCACGAGGTGCGGGTGCGCCGGGGCGACGGTGAGTGGCGTTGGCTGGAGTCCTGGGGTACTCCGCGCTTCGATGCCGACGGCAGCTACCAGGGCCACATCGGCACGAGCGCCGACATCACCGATCGACGCAGCGCCGAGCGCGCACTCGCCGACACCGCCGCCTTCACGGATCGAGTGCTCGACGGTCTGTTCACCTTCGCCGGCGTCCTCGACGTCGAAGGCGTCGTGATGAGTGCAAACCGCGCCCCCCTCGAGGCCGCCGGTCTGGACCTCGACGACGTCGTCGGCAAGCACTTCTGGGCCTGCCACTGGTGGTCGTACGATGACGCCGTCGCTGGTCGCATCGAGCAGAGCTGCCGGGACGCCGCCGCCGGCATGGTCGTCCGCTACGACGCTGTCGTACGGATCCGAGACGACGGCCGTCTGCCGATCGACTTCCAGATCGCACCGCTGCGAGGGCCCGGTGGAGGCGTGACCCACCTCGTGGTGTCCGGCCTCGACCTCACCGACCGTGTGCAGGCACAAGCCACCGAACTGGCCGCCCGCCGCAAGTCCGAGGCGCTCGAGTCGATCGCATCGGGCCTTGCCGCCGCCGCAACCGTCGAAGAGGCGTCGACCGTCCTTGCTCACGAGCTGCACGACCACACCGGCGGCGCCGTGTTCGTCAGTCTCGCACGCGACGGCGAGGTGTCGATGGTCGCCAGTGCGGGCGGCAGTGTCGAGTCCTGGACCGCAGCCGACGACCTCGAAACGCCGGCGCAGGTCGTCGCCTCGACCGGCCACCCGCTCCGCATTCCCTCCGGCTTGGCCTTCGATGAGCGATTCCCCCATCTGGCGTCGGCCCGGCGCGCTGTCGGCTTCGAGTCGTTGGTGGTCAAGCCCATCACCACGGCCGACGGGACACCCCTTGGCGCAGTGGAAGCGATGAGCCCGGTCGCAGGCTGGTTCGATCTCTCACGCCGAGCGCTGTTGCGAGCTGCGTCTCAGCAAGCCGGGGGCGCATTCGAGCGGGCCCTCCTCCACGAGCGTGAGCGACGAGCCCGAGACCGTGCCGAGCTCATCGCCAGCACCCTCACCACCGTCGAAGCGGTGTCGAGCGTCAACGAGCAAGTCGAAGTGCTGACCGAGCTGCTGGTCCCACGCATCGCCGACTTCGTCACGATCGAGGACCCGGACAGCGAGCATCCGTTGTTGGCCATGGCACACGTCGATCCGGAACGAGCGGTCACCCTCGCCTCCCTTCGTCGCTGGCATCGGCTCGAAAACCGGAACCCGTGGTCGCTCCACGGCGTCGCCCACGGCGAGGCTCGCCTCGTTCCCAATGTCGATGCCGACCCGTCGGGACAGGTCGAGCGTGATCACGAGACGGCCACACTGCTCGATCAGTTGGCGATGCGCTCCTACGTCGCAGTCCCGCTGTCCCTCGGCGTCGATCGCCACGGCGTCTTGCTGTGCGGGATGAGTGACCCCGAACGACGCCGTTTCGATGACGACGATCTTCGGTTGCTCTACGAGCTGGCGTACCGAGTCGGGGCGGTCATCAATGCCACGGCTTCACGCGAGCAGGAGCACGAGAGTTCGCTACGTCTCCAGCACGCGCTCCTGCCCGATCAGGTCGTGGAGCATCCGACCATCGACACCGCTGCCCGCTATCAGGCGGCGAGTGTGCATCTCGAAGTCGGGGGCGACTGGTACGACACCCTGTGTTGGGACGACGGGTCCTACGGCGTGGTCGTCGGCGACGTCGTCGGTCACGGCATCGAGGCCGCGGCCGCGATGGGACGGCTCCGTGCCGCCTCCGGCATCCTGTTCGCGTCCGGTCCTCCCGACCCGTCCGTCATGCTCGAGACGCTGGACCGCTTCGCCCGGGGACCCGACGGGACCGAGTATCTGACCGCCTTCTGCGCCGTCGTCGATCCGAACACCAACCGATTGTCCTACGCGTCAGCCGGCCATCTCCCTGCCCTCGTGGTCTCCCAGACCGGCGAGACCCGCTGGCTCGATCAGGCACAATCGATTCCGATCAGCGCCATCGAAGTCGAGCGTCGCCGGTCGGCATCGGTCGAGCTCGCTCCCGACGACACCGTGATCATCTACACCGACGGGTTGGTGGAGCGGCGGGGCCGCGACCTGCACGAGGCGATCGGTGCGCTCGCTGAACGGGCCCGCTCGCTCATTGGGCTCGACATCGAGCATCTCAATCAGCAGTTGGTGTCTGGTGTTCCGCTGCCCGCCGAGGACGACGTGGTCGTCGTTTCGCTGCGGTACGCCCCGACGGGCAATCGGTTCCGAGCGACCATCAATGCCCAACAGTCCAAGGTGGCTGCGCTGCGCGAGGACCTCGATGCCTGGCTGGCCAACGGTGGCGTCGACGAGGAGACCCGCTATCGAGTGGTGCTCGGGACCAGCGAAGCGTGCGCCAATGCGATCGAGCATGGCTATTCAAAGATCCGCTCGGGACGAGTGCACGTGCGGGCCGCGGAGACCGAGGGCACCGTGCAGGTCATCGTGAGCGACGCTGGACGGTGGCACGAGCGTAGGACGCAGCTGCCCCACCGCGGGCGCGGCACACACATCATGGAATCCGTCGCCACCTCGTTCGAACGCCATACCAGCACGACCGGCACCACGGTCACCCTGGTGTTCGAGCCCTGA
- a CDS encoding aminoglycoside phosphotransferase family protein — MAERMHADEIGTDQQLVRRLLQSQMPALAELPITIVEPWGTDNAIFRLGDELVVRLPRIAAARHQVTLEAEWLHHIGPYLSVAVPEPLAIGQPDATYPFPWAVHRWVEGDGAALDRIGDPVAFARTLSMIVAELAAVPTEGAPIARNRARPIQDYDRSARAAIASAAALVDTAAALELWEAALDAPPYGGPVRWVHGDLEGNCIVADGELCGLIDWGLACVGDPAADVAVVWSPLFTEASREVFLETLGVDDATLARARGAAVQQACAAWPYYLDTYPLIVERSRHKLRQLGIDTI; from the coding sequence ATGGCCGAGCGAATGCACGCCGACGAGATCGGGACCGACCAACAGCTGGTGCGCCGCCTCCTCCAGTCACAGATGCCGGCCCTGGCCGAGCTGCCGATCACCATCGTCGAGCCGTGGGGCACCGACAACGCAATCTTCCGCCTCGGTGACGAGCTGGTCGTCCGCCTGCCACGCATCGCGGCCGCCCGGCACCAGGTCACCCTCGAGGCCGAATGGCTGCACCACATCGGGCCGTACCTGTCAGTCGCGGTGCCGGAACCGTTGGCGATTGGCCAGCCCGATGCCACCTACCCCTTTCCCTGGGCAGTGCACCGATGGGTCGAGGGTGACGGGGCCGCGCTCGATCGCATCGGCGATCCGGTCGCGTTTGCCCGCACGCTGTCGATGATCGTCGCGGAGCTGGCTGCCGTGCCGACCGAGGGCGCTCCGATCGCCCGCAACCGGGCACGACCGATCCAGGACTACGACCGCTCGGCGCGGGCGGCCATCGCCTCGGCCGCTGCACTCGTCGACACCGCGGCCGCGCTCGAGTTGTGGGAGGCGGCACTCGACGCTCCGCCCTACGGCGGTCCGGTCCGTTGGGTGCACGGCGACCTCGAGGGCAACTGCATCGTCGCCGACGGCGAACTCTGCGGCCTCATCGACTGGGGTCTCGCGTGCGTCGGTGATCCTGCGGCCGATGTCGCCGTGGTCTGGTCACCATTGTTCACCGAGGCGTCCCGGGAGGTGTTCCTCGAAACGCTCGGTGTCGACGACGCCACGCTCGCTCGTGCCCGTGGGGCGGCAGTGCAGCAGGCGTGCGCCGCGTGGCCCTACTACCTCGACACCTATCCGTTGATCGTGGAGCGATCCCGACACAAGCTCCGTCAGCTCGGCATCGACACGATCTGA
- a CDS encoding aminotransferase class V-fold PLP-dependent enzyme, with translation MLSIDLDAVRNDTPGCAAVAHLNNAGAALPPRMVVDDMIDYLRLEEVLGGYETAEREARRLDRLYHAGATLLGCQPGELALTTNASEAWWRALSAVPLEPGDRVLTGQAEYVSNALGLIQARERGIDVDVVPDDDDGQIDLDLLATAAEDERVKLIALTHVPTNSGLVNPAEEVGAIAKRTGCYFLLDACQSVGQMSVDVNTLQCDFLSLTGRKFLRAPRGTGLLYVRACILDELRPPEFIDGHSASWNAANGYVLDATARRFELFESSPAAKSGLATAIDYALALGIDAIEARVTLLARHLRSQLRSLPGVEVLDRGRRLCGIVTFTVKGHDPSDIRAAAAKAGVNVTVATTSPWQSNGGTLRSTVRASPHYYNTEAELDRLCTVVAGLG, from the coding sequence ATGCTCTCGATCGATCTCGACGCCGTTCGCAACGACACCCCGGGATGCGCTGCGGTCGCCCACCTCAACAACGCCGGCGCTGCGCTGCCTCCGAGGATGGTGGTCGACGACATGATCGATTACCTCCGCCTGGAAGAAGTGCTCGGAGGCTACGAGACGGCTGAGCGTGAGGCCCGGCGACTCGATCGCCTCTATCACGCCGGCGCGACGCTCCTTGGATGTCAACCTGGCGAGCTGGCGCTGACGACCAACGCGTCGGAGGCCTGGTGGCGTGCGCTGTCGGCCGTGCCACTCGAGCCGGGCGACCGAGTGCTCACCGGGCAGGCCGAGTACGTCTCGAATGCGCTGGGGCTGATCCAGGCCAGGGAACGCGGGATCGACGTCGACGTGGTGCCCGACGACGACGATGGACAGATCGACCTCGACCTCCTCGCAACCGCCGCCGAGGACGAGCGAGTGAAGCTGATCGCCCTCACGCACGTGCCGACCAATTCGGGACTGGTCAACCCGGCCGAGGAGGTCGGCGCCATCGCCAAGCGCACCGGGTGCTACTTCCTTCTCGACGCATGCCAGTCGGTCGGTCAGATGTCGGTCGATGTCAACACGCTGCAGTGCGATTTCCTGTCGCTGACCGGTCGCAAGTTCCTGCGTGCGCCACGCGGGACCGGGCTGCTCTACGTCCGGGCCTGCATCCTCGACGAGCTTCGACCACCCGAGTTCATCGATGGTCACTCGGCGAGCTGGAACGCGGCCAACGGCTATGTACTCGATGCCACTGCCCGCCGCTTCGAGCTGTTCGAGTCGAGCCCGGCAGCAAAGAGTGGCCTGGCCACCGCGATCGACTATGCGCTCGCGCTCGGCATCGACGCCATCGAGGCGCGGGTCACCCTGCTGGCCCGCCACCTGCGATCGCAGCTGCGCTCACTTCCCGGCGTCGAGGTGCTCGACCGAGGACGCCGACTGTGCGGCATCGTCACCTTCACGGTGAAGGGCCACGATCCGTCCGACATCCGCGCTGCGGCGGCCAAGGCCGGGGTGAACGTCACGGTGGCGACAACCAGCCCGTGGCAGTCAAATGGGGGCACGCTCCGGTCGACGGTCCGGGCGTCACCGCACTACTACAACACCGAAGCCGAGCTCGATCGTCTGTGCACCGTGGTCGCCGGCCTCGGCTGA